In Gossypium hirsutum isolate 1008001.06 chromosome D06, Gossypium_hirsutum_v2.1, whole genome shotgun sequence, one genomic interval encodes:
- the LOC121218704 gene encoding probable F-box protein At4g22030, producing the protein MASLQASNFLLLSSSSSNQIRAAISIPKLPSVRFSAPKLRQPKTQSEQLNSKDGFINTIPIQNNVHSTPLVQQTSSVSMATFQLYAILEAIADRVEMHNNIGEQRDNWNTLLLNSINMITLTATTMAGVAAATGVGAGVSAMGLKLASSVMFSAATGMLVLMNKIQPSQLVEEQRNATRLFKQLQSQIKTLLAVGSPCQDDVNDAMEKVLALDKAYPLPLLGVMLEKFPASLESAVWWPRKQSPNSNKALKNNNGWTKELEMEMRGVVEVIKRKDSEDYERLGNKALNMNKVLATSGPLLTGIAALGSAFMVSSNSPWAATVAAVAGALASAVNTFEHGGQVGMVFEMYRNNAGFFKLMQESIESTLDECDVEKRENGELFEMKVALQLGRSLSELRDVAKKSSYSRIEGSPMDEFASKLF; encoded by the coding sequence ATGGCTTCTTTACAAGCTTCTAACTTTCTCCTcttatcatcttcttcttcaaacCAAATCCGTGCTGCTATATCCATCCCAAAGCTCccatcggtaagattttcagcCCCTAAATTACGACAACCCAAAACACAGTCCGAGCAATTGAATAGTAAAGACGGGTTCATCAACACAATCCCAATCCAAAACAATGTCCATAGCACACCATTGGTTCAACAAACCTCATCTGTTTCAATGGCTACCTTTCAACTGTATGCCATCTTAGAGGCCATAGCTGACAGAGTGGAGATGCATAACAACATTGGGGAACAACGAGATAACTGGAACACCCTTCTACTCAACTCCATCAATATGATTACCCTCACCGCCACAACCATGGCAGGTGTCGCCGCCGCAACTGGCGTTGGCGCTGGGGTTTCTGCTATGGGTTTGAAGTTGGCATCCAGTGTGATGTTCTCAGCAGCCACTGGGATGTTGGTATTGATGAATAAGATTCAACCCTCACAGCTTGTGGAAGAGCAACGTAATGCCACGAGATTGTTTAAGCAGCTGCAATCCCAAATCAAAACCCTACTTGCTGTTGGTTCTCCATGCCAAGATGACGTGAATGATGCTATGGAGAAAGTGTTGGCACTTGACAAAGCTTACCCTCTTCCTTTGCTTGGTGTTATGCTTGAAAAATTCCCTGCAAGTTTAGAGTCTGCTGTTTGGTGGCCTAGAAAACAGTCTCCAAACTCAAACAAAGCATTGAAGAACAATAATGGGTGGACCAAGgaattggaaatggaaatgagaggAGTGGTTGAAGTGATAAAGAGAAAAGACAGTGAAGATTACGAGAGATTAGGCAACAAGGCTTTGAACATGAACAAAGTTTTAGCTACATCAGGGCCATTGCTAACTGGAATAGCAGCTCTAGGATCGGCTTTCATGGTTTCTTCCAACAGTCCTTGGGCGGCAACAGTGGCGGCTGTTGCAGGAGCTTTAGCTTCAGCTGTGAACACCTTCGAGCACGGTGGCCAAGTTGGTATGGTGTTCGAGATGTACAGGAACAACGCTGGGTTCTTTAAGCTTATGCAAGAATCGATAGAATCAACGTTGGATGAATGTGATGTGGAGAAAAGAGAAAATGGGGAGTTGTTTGAAATGAAAGTGGCATTGCAACTGGGAAGAAGCTTATCAGAACTGAGAGATGTAGCCAAAAAATCAAGCTATTCTCGTATAGAAGGAAGCCCCATGGATGAATTTGCAAGCAAGCTGTTTTGA
- the LOC107887965 gene encoding probable F-box protein At4g22030 — MASLHASNNFLLSSSSASNQIRAAISIPKLPSVRFSAPKLRQPKTQSEQLNSKDGFINTIPIQNNVHSTPLVQQTSSVSMDTFQLYAILEAIADRVEMHNNIGEQRENWNTLLLNSINMITLTAATMAGVAAATGVGAGVSAMGLKLASSVMFSAATGMLVLMNKIQPSQLVEEQRNATRLFKQLQSQIKTLLAVGSPCQDDVNDAMEKVLALDKAYPLPLLGVMLEKFPASLEPAVWWPRKQSPNSNKTLKNNNGWTKELEMEMREVVEVIKRKDSEDYERLGNKALNMNKVLATSGPLLTGIAALGSAFMVSSNSPWAATVAAVAGALASAVNTFEHGGQVGMVFEMYRNNAGFFMHMQESIESTLEESDVKKRENGELFEMKVALQLGRSLSELRDVAKKSSYSRIEGSPMDEFASKLF; from the coding sequence atggctTCTTTACATGCTTCTAATAATTTTCTCCTCTCATCATCTTCTGCTTCAAACCAAATCCGTGCTGCTATATCCATCCCAAAGCTCccatcggtaagattttcagcCCCTAAATTACGACAACCCAAAACACAGTCCGAGCAATTGAATAGTAAAGACGGGTTCATCAACACAATCCCAATCCAAAACAATGTCCATAGCACACCATTGGTTCAACAAACCTCATCTGTTTCAATGGATACCTTTCAACTGTATGCCATCTTAGAGGCCATAGCTGACAGAGTGGAGATGCATAACAACATTGGGGAACAACGAGAAAACTGGAACACCCTTCTACTCAACTCCATCAATATGATTACCCTCACCGCCGCTACCATGGCAGGTGTCGCCGCCGCAACTGGCGTTGGCGCTGGGGTTTCTGCTATGGGTTTGAAGTTGGCATCCAGTGTGATGTTCTCAGCAGCCACTGGGATGTTGGTATTGATGAATAAGATTCAACCCTCACAGCTTGTGGAAGAGCAACGTAATGCCACGAGATTGTTTAAGCAGCTGCAATCCCAAATCAAAACCCTACTTGCTGTTGGTTCTCCATGCCAAGATGACGTGAATGATGCTATGGAGAAAGTGTTGGCACTTGACAAAGCTTACCCTCTTCCTTTGCTTGGTGTTATGCTTGAAAAATTCCCTGCAAGTTTAGAGCCTGCTGTTTGGTGGCCTAGAAAACAGTCTCCAAACTCAAACAAAACATTGAAGAACAACAATGGGTGGACCAAGgaattggaaatggaaatgagagaagTGGTTGAAGTGATAAAGAGAAAAGACAGTGAAGATTACGAGAGATTAGGCAACAAGGCTTTGAACATGAACAAAGTTTTAGCTACATCAGGGCCATTGCTAACTGGAATAGCAGCTCTAGGATCGGCTTTCATGGTTTCTTCCAATAGTCCTTGGGCGGCAACAGTGGCGGCTGTTGCAGGAGCTTTAGCTTCAGCTGTGAACACCTTCGAGCACGGTGGCCAAGTTGGTATGGTGTTCGAGATGTACAGGAACAACGCTGGGTTCTTTATGCATATGCAAGAATCGATTGAGTCAACGTTGGAAGAAAGtgatgtgaagaaaagagaaaatgggGAGTTGTTTGAAATGAAAGTGGCATTGCAATTGGGAAGAAGCTTATCAGAACTGAGAGATGTAGCCAAAAAATCAAGCTATTCTCGTATAGAAGGAAGCCCCATGGATGAATTTGCAAGCAAGCTCTTTTGA
- the LOC121218703 gene encoding probable F-box protein At4g22030: MASLQASNFLLSSSSSSSKQIHAAISIPKLPSVRFSAPKLRQPTIQSEELNRKDRPINTIPMENNVHRTPLVQQTSSVSMATFQLYAVLEAIADRVEMHKNIGEQRENWNTLLLNSINMITLTAATMAGVAAATGVGAGVSVMGLNLASSVMFSAATGMLVLMNKIQPSQLVEEQRNATRLFKQLQTQIKTLLAVGSPCQDDVNDAMEKVLALDKAYPLPLLGVMLDKFPASLEPAVWWPRKQSPNSNKALTNNNGWTRELEMEMREVVEVIKRKDSEDYERLGNKALNMNKVLATSGPLLTGIAALGSAFMVSSNSPWAATVAAVAGALASAVNTFEHGGQVGMVFEMYRNNAGFFKLMQESIESTLDECDVEKRENGELFEMKVALQLGRSLSELRDVAKKSSYSRIEGSSMDEFASKLF; encoded by the coding sequence atggcATCATTACAAGCTTCTAATTTTCTCctctcatcatcttcttcttcttcaaagcaAATCCATGCCGCTATATCCATCCCAAAGCTCccatcggtaagattttcagcCCCTAAATTACGACAACCCACTATACAGTCCGAGGAATTGAATAGAAAAGATAGGCCCATCAACACAATCCCAATGGAAAACAACGTCCATAGGACACCATTGGTTCAACAAACCTCATCTGTTTCAATGGCTACCTTTCAACTTTATGCCGTCTTAGAGGCCATAGCTGACAGAGTGGAGATGCATAAAAACATTGGGGAACAACGAGAAAACTGGAACACCCTTCTACTCAACTCCATCAACATGATTACCCTCACCGCCGCTACCATGGCTGGTGTTGCCGCCGCAACTGGCGTTGGCGCTGGGGTTTCTGTTATGGGTTTGAATTTGGCATCCAGTGTGATGTTCTCAGCAGCCACTGGGATGTTGGTATTGATGAATAAGATTCAACCCTCACAGCTTGTGGAAGAGCAACGTAATGCTACCAGATTGTTTAAGCAGCTTCAAACCCAAATCAAAACCCTACTTGCTGTTGGTTCTCCATGCCAAGATGACGTGAATGATGCTATGGAGAAAGTGTTGGCACTTGACAAAGCTTACCCTCTTCCTTTGCTTGGTGTTATGCTTGACAAATTCCCTGCAAGTTTAGAGCCTGCTGTTTGGTGGCCTAGAAAACAGTCTCCAAACTCAAACAAAGCATTGACGAACAACAATGGGTGGACCAGGgaattggaaatggaaatgagagaagTGGTTGAAGTAATAAAGAGAAAAGACAGTGAAGATTACGAGAGATTAGGCAACAAGGCTTTGAACATGAACAAAGTTTTAGCTACATCAGGGCCATTGCTAACTGGAATAGCAGCTCTAGGATCGGCTTTCATGGTTTCTTCCAACAGCCCTTGGGCGGCAACAGTAGCGGCTGTTGCAGGAGCTTTAGCTTCAGCTGTGAACACCTTCGAGCACGGTGGCCAAGTTGGTATGGTGTTCGAGATGTACAGGAACAACGCTGGGTTCTTTAAGCTTATGCAAGAATCGATAGAATCAACGTTGGATGAATGTGATGTGGAGAAAAGAGAAAATGGGGAGTTGTTTGAAATGAAAGTGGCATTGCAACTGGGAAGAAGCTTATCAGAACTGAGAGATGTAGCCAAAAAATCAAGCTATTCTCGTATAGAAGGGAGCTCCATGGATGAATTTGCAAGCAAGCTCTTTTGA